The following proteins are co-located in the Triticum aestivum cultivar Chinese Spring chromosome 1A, IWGSC CS RefSeq v2.1, whole genome shotgun sequence genome:
- the LOC123038853 gene encoding probable GTP diphosphokinase CRSH1, chloroplastic, whose translation MATAATTAAAVPAGRHQHRHHPGLRSRPNPRRLHRLRLPASVAFSSPSAPSTSSSSSLSAPATPPPEGGGRLVAELVGVFNELTGRMGEGLATTSSSRLLFRALKLALPALRDGDGGQALTRALAVAATLADLQMDAEVISAGILRKALDAGTISMSDVEAQIGTGIADLLHESLRLKVAPSKVDVLDDESASSLRKFFLSYYDIRAVILELSLKLDTMRHLQYLPKHLQRVKSLEVMKIYAPLAHAVGAGNLSLELEDLSFRYLFPHSYDHVDQWLRNREAECKLLINAYKAQLLQALKSDDELTEIVQDISIEGRYKSRFSTMKKLVKDGRKPEEVNDILGLRIILDPRCDGGSTDWGPRTCHRTHEIIRALLKEVPGRTKDYVTQPKRNGYQSLHVAIDVSEPGKTRPLMEIQIRTKEMHRIAIGGEASHSLYKGGLTDPGEAKRLKAIMLAAAELAAHRLRDLPASDHRGGECKNQAFCLIDKNGDGRISIEELTEVMEDLGAEGEDAMALMHLLDANSDGSLSFDEFESFQRQVELMRSLEDRDDHYTKILKDKLQTIDSAGLIHFYRKELGDKLLVS comes from the exons ATGGCGACGGCAGCCACCACCGCCGCGGCCGTCCCCGCCGGCCGCCACCAGCACCGCCACCACCCAGGCCTGCGCTCACGCCCCAACCCGCGTCGCCTGCACCGACTGCGTCTCCCTGCCTCCGTTGCATTTTCTTCCCCATCCGCgccgtccacctcctcctcctcgtcgctatcggccccggcgacgccgccgccggagggaggagggcggctggtggcggagcttgtgggcgtGTTCAACGAGCTCACGGGTAGGATGGGAGAGGGCCTGGCGACCACCTCCTCGTCGCGCCTGCTCTTCCGCGCGCTCAAGCTGGCCCTCCCCGCCCtccgcgacggcgacggcggccagGCCCTCACGCGAGCCCTCGCGGTGGCCGCGACCTTAGCCGACCTCCAG ATGGATGCGGAAGTTATTTCAGCCGGCATATTGAGGAAAGCGCTTGATGCAGGGACTATAAGCATGAGCGATGTAGAAGCTCAAATTGGGACTGGCATAGCTGATTTACTGCACGAGAGCTTAAGGCTTAAGGTTGCTCCTTCAAAGGTCGACGTATTGGATGATGAAAGTGCGAGCTCATTGAGAAAGTTTTTCCTTTCGTACTATGACATCCGGGCAGTAATCTTGGAGCTTTCTCTGAAGCTCGATACGATGAGACACCTTCAGTACCTCCCCAAGCATCTTCAGCGAGTAAAATCTCTTGAAGTAATGAAGATATATGCTCCACTTGCTCATGCTGTCGGGGCTGGTAATCTGTCGCTAGAGTTGGAAGATCTTTCATTTAGGTACTTGTTTCCTCATTCCTATGACCATGTCGATCAATGGTTGAGGAACCGAGAAGCCGAGTGCAAGCTCTTGATAAATGCCTACAAGGCGCAGTTGCTTCAGGCACTGAAATCTGATGATGAGCTAACCGAGATTGTGCAGGACATCTCAATTGAAGGGCGGTACAAAAGCCGCTTCAGTACTATGAAGAAGCTAGTAAAAGATGGTCGGAAACCAGAAGAAGTAAATGACATACTTGGTTTACGGATAATCTTGGACCCTCGATGTGATGGTGGCTCAACTGATTGGGGCCCCAGGACCTGTCACAGGACACACGAAATCATTCGAGCTCTGTTGAAGGAAGTGCCAGGTAGGACAAAGGACTATGTGACACAGCCAAAAAGAAATGGCTATCAGAGCCTGCATGTGGCAATCGATGTAAGTGAACCTGGGAAGACGAGGCCACTAATGGAGATACAAATACGCACCAAGGAGATGCACAGAATTGCTATTGGTGGAGAAGCGTCTCACTCTCTCTACAAGGGTGGTCTTACGGATCCCGGAGAG GCTAAAAGACTCAAGGCTATTATGTTGGCTGCGGCAGAACTAGCAGCTCATCGCCTTCGAGACCTCCCAGCCAGTGATCATCGAGGAGGTGAATGCAAGAACCAGGCTTTCTGCCTTATAGACAAAAATGGTGATGGGAGGATCAGCATCGAGGAGCTCACGGAGGTGATGGAAGATCTCGGTGCCGAGGGCGAGGATGCGATGGCGCTCATGCATCTCCTTGATGCAAACAGCGATGGTTCCCTGAGCTTCGATGAATTCGAGTCGTTCCAGAGACAG GTTGAATTGATGAGGAGCTTGGAGGACAGGGATGACCACTACA